The following DNA comes from Deltaproteobacteria bacterium.
GATGAACATGGTGTTGTGCAGCACTTCGATATCGACGCCGATCTGATCCATATGTTCCAAACGCATATCGACGTTGCCCATCTCCCGCGACGCATCCATGTCGGCGAACCTGCGCCCCGCCTGCTTCGCGCGCTGTTCCAACGCTTCGGCTGAGAATGCCGGGAAACGCAAGCCGCGCACCTTGCCGTCGACCACCCAGAACTGCTGCTTGACGCCGCCGTTCTCGGCGGTCTGCAACGGAATCGGCCGAAACTGCCGCTCCGACGGATCCATGAAATCCCAAGTCCGCTCGCACTCGACAACATGCGCATCGGCATCGATCACTGTAGAGTTTCCGTTAGTCTTCATGGTCATTCTCCTCTTCGGGCAGAGAGTATTGGATCGCACCGCGTGCTGTCAACATTGCAGCGTACCGAGAATTTCTTTTCACCACGAAGACGCGAAGGACACGAAGTTCGGAAAAAGAGTTTTAACCACGAAAGGCACGAAAAATACGAAATTTCGGTCAGTGGATTAATCTTATTTTCGTGTGTTTCGTGTTTTTCGTGGTTAAATTTCTGACTCCGAACTTGGCGTCTTTGCGCCTTTGCGAGAGGTAATTCCGAATCGGAATATTTCCCCTCCGTGATCTCTGTGTTCTCTGTGGTGAAACCTCATAACACCAACTGCCTCGACCGCCGGATTCACTTCTGCTAATCTCACAAAATGACCTGGCAAGAAAATCTTCTGACTAGGACCGATCAAGTCCGCGAGCTGATCGAACAAACCAAACGCATCGCCGTGCTCGGCATCAAGACCGACGCCCAGGCCGATCAGCCGTCGGTTTACGTGCCGCAATACATGCAGCGCGCCGGCTGCGAAATTATTCCAGTGCCGGTTTACTACCCAGAGGCGACAGAAATTTTAGGAGAGAAAGTTTATCGCAAGCTGACCGACATCCCCGGCGACATCGACATGGTGGACGTCTTCCGCCGTCCGCCCGATATCGCCGGCCACATCGACGACATCTTAGCGAAGCAACCGAAGTCGGTTTGGTTTCAATCCGGCATCCGCAATGACAACGCCGCGGAAATCTTCGCCAAGGCAGGCATCAAAGTCGTCCAAGACCGATGACTGATGGTCGACCACCGGCGGTTCGCCGGTTAAGATAAATGTCGGGGCGACCGGCGATCGCCCGCCGGTCAATTACACCAAGCAGTAACCGCAGCTAAACTCATCCGCCCTTCTTCACCACGCTCTGCATGATCTTTTCCCACTGGGTCACTTCGCGCTCGTATTGTTCGACCGTGAAGCCGCTGTCGGGATACCAACGCTTGAAACCGTAATCTTTCGTCGCGATGCCGTATTTGAATTTCTCGAACAGCGCTTGGCCGTCCGGGCTCAAGAGAAAATCGGCAAACAGCAGCGCGCCATTGGGATGCGCTGTCTTCGCCGTCACCACCGCCGCGCCCGCATGCGTCGGCACGATGTCCAGCGGCAGCCATTCCACCGGCGCGCCCTTCTCCGCCGCTTCGAGCGCATGGGTTTGAAAGATCGACGGCGCGGCATCGACTTCGCCGGACGCGACCAGATCGCGCAGCGCCGGCGCGGCCAGAGAAAACAAACGCATCTCTTGCGTCTTCAACTTGCGCACCCACGCCTCGCCTTTCACCTTGAGCATCGCGCCAAAGATTTCCGCGCCGCTGCCGCCGGTGCCGACGGCGAGCCGGCCCTTGAGTTCGCCATTGAGCAGACCATCGAAATTTTTCGGCAGCGCGCTCACCGGTACTTTGCTCTTGTTGTAGCCGAAGCCGACGTAGGACTCCCGCGCCGTGATCCAGTAATACAAATCCTTGCCGGCTTTTTCTCGCGCCGCTTCCGGGTAGCTGCGTAGATAGGGAGAATTGAATGGCGCCAAGAGTTTTAACTCGCGTAGCGCCATCAACGTCTCGCCGGTGGACTCCACCGTATCGACCAAATAGCGCCGCGCCTTGCTCTCTTCCATGATGCGCGTCACCAACTCCGAACCGCCGGCGCGGTAG
Coding sequences within:
- a CDS encoding CoA-binding protein yields the protein MTWQENLLTRTDQVRELIEQTKRIAVLGIKTDAQADQPSVYVPQYMQRAGCEIIPVPVYYPEATEILGEKVYRKLTDIPGDIDMVDVFRRPPDIAGHIDDILAKQPKSVWFQSGIRNDNAAEIFAKAGIKVVQDR
- a CDS encoding extracellular solute-binding protein, yielding MLRVSSCEFRIIFMQLIAIVAGFAVIFVSAASAQTKKPASFAEMAAYTGADREQLLLAGAKSEGKVVWYTSLGGGSYKAILQAFETKYPGVKVEVYRAGGSELVTRIMEESKARRYLVDTVESTGETLMALRELKLLAPFNSPYLRSYPEAAREKAGKDLYYWITARESYVGFGYNKSKVPVSALPKNFDGLLNGELKGRLAVGTGGSGAEIFGAMLKVKGEAWVRKLKTQEMRLFSLAAPALRDLVASGEVDAAPSIFQTHALEAAEKGAPVEWLPLDIVPTHAGAAVVTAKTAHPNGALLFADFLLSPDGQALFEKFKYGIATKDYGFKRWYPDSGFTVEQYEREVTQWEKIMQSVVKKGG